In a genomic window of Methylovirgula sp. 4M-Z18:
- a CDS encoding lysophospholipid acyltransferase family protein, which produces MALLEGANLETHAAVGRLRSLLFNICFASVTALWAVPIPFLALFGSPSRAVRMMARNWARMVLALLHWIVDISYEVEGRENIPAEPCLIVCNHQSTWETIAFNVLFPNVTLVAKEELGKIPVFGWYLKRAPMILIDRDAGAAAIRKMAEASRKALAQGRSVVIFPQGTRADADDKVDFKRGVQLLYHVLDVKVLPVALNSGRFWPSGKGEKHAGKIRVSCLPVISPGLNAAHFLSQVQTSVELERQRLS; this is translated from the coding sequence ATGGCCCTGCTCGAAGGCGCAAATCTGGAAACCCACGCCGCGGTCGGGCGCTTACGGTCGCTACTGTTCAATATTTGCTTTGCGTCGGTGACGGCTCTGTGGGCGGTGCCGATTCCATTTCTTGCCCTGTTCGGCAGCCCGTCGCGCGCAGTGCGTATGATGGCGCGGAACTGGGCGCGGATGGTGCTCGCGCTGCTGCATTGGATCGTTGATATTTCCTATGAGGTCGAGGGCCGTGAGAATATTCCGGCTGAGCCTTGCCTCATCGTTTGCAATCATCAATCGACTTGGGAAACGATCGCCTTCAACGTGCTGTTTCCGAATGTGACTTTGGTCGCCAAGGAAGAACTGGGCAAGATCCCGGTATTCGGCTGGTACCTCAAGCGCGCGCCGATGATTTTGATCGATCGCGATGCGGGCGCCGCGGCGATTCGCAAAATGGCCGAGGCGAGCCGGAAGGCTCTCGCGCAAGGCCGCTCAGTCGTAATTTTTCCTCAAGGCACTCGCGCAGATGCCGACGACAAAGTCGATTTCAAACGCGGCGTGCAATTGCTCTATCACGTGCTCGACGTGAAAGTCTTGCCGGTGGCGCTGAATTCGGGCCGCTTCTGGCCTTCGGGCAAGGGCGAGAAGCACGCCGGAAAGATTCGGGTTTCCTGCCTGCCCGTCATTTCACCAGGCTTGAATGCCGCTCATTTTCTCTCGCAGGTGCAAACCAGCGTCGAACTGGAGCGGCAACGATTGTCCTGA
- a CDS encoding GNAT family N-acetyltransferase has protein sequence MSPTGLSLKIVTSLREISAADWDACANPLCQTERCTLPGTSVGERYNPFISYDFLYSLETSKSVGGRSGWTPAHIIVEDGTGALVGACPTYLKSHSYGEYVFDHGFAEAYERVGGSYYPKLLVAVPFTPVTGRRLLVRPHPESARIEAALISGLHALQAKTKASSIHVTFLEQREWQALTAHDFLPRTGQQFHFNNDGYVSFDDFLARLSSRKRKMIRKERKEALQAGITVHWLTAADIRKEHWDAFFAFYMDTGSRKWGSPYLTRAFFTDVGARMADRILLVMAKRDGRWIAGAINFIGDDALYGRNWGTIEDHPFLHFEVCYYQAIDFAISRKLQRVEAGAQGEHKLARGYMPVTTYSVHDFAHPGLKRAVADYLLHERTQVAQNIEIYAEHAPFKILQNEPQQDGND, from the coding sequence ATGAGCCCTACCGGTCTTTCCCTGAAAATCGTCACCTCTTTACGCGAAATTTCCGCCGCCGATTGGGACGCTTGCGCCAATCCACTGTGCCAGACGGAGAGATGCACCCTCCCCGGGACCTCGGTGGGCGAGCGCTACAATCCCTTTATTTCGTACGATTTCCTCTATTCGCTCGAAACGTCGAAATCGGTTGGAGGCCGGTCCGGCTGGACGCCGGCGCATATCATCGTAGAGGACGGAACCGGAGCGCTCGTGGGCGCCTGTCCGACCTATCTCAAATCGCATTCCTATGGTGAATATGTTTTCGATCACGGGTTTGCCGAAGCCTATGAGCGGGTGGGTGGCAGCTATTATCCCAAGCTGCTGGTCGCCGTTCCCTTCACACCGGTCACCGGCCGGCGGCTGCTGGTCCGCCCGCATCCTGAGTCGGCTCGCATCGAAGCGGCGCTGATCTCCGGGCTACACGCACTGCAGGCGAAAACCAAGGCCTCGTCCATCCACGTCACCTTTCTCGAACAGCGCGAATGGCAAGCGCTGACAGCCCATGATTTCCTGCCGCGCACGGGCCAACAGTTTCATTTCAACAATGACGGCTACGTGAGTTTTGACGATTTCCTTGCACGCCTGTCCTCGCGTAAGCGCAAGATGATCCGTAAGGAACGCAAGGAGGCGCTGCAGGCCGGCATCACGGTCCATTGGCTGACCGCGGCCGATATTCGCAAGGAGCACTGGGATGCGTTCTTCGCGTTCTACATGGATACGGGCTCGCGCAAATGGGGCAGCCCATATCTGACGCGCGCCTTTTTTACCGATGTCGGTGCCCGCATGGCCGACCGCATCCTGCTCGTCATGGCCAAGCGCGATGGCCGCTGGATCGCCGGCGCCATCAATTTCATCGGCGACGATGCTCTCTATGGCCGCAACTGGGGCACGATCGAGGATCACCCCTTCTTGCATTTCGAGGTCTGCTATTATCAGGCAATCGATTTTGCGATTTCACGCAAATTGCAGCGGGTCGAAGCGGGTGCGCAGGGCGAACATAAATTGGCGCGCGGCTACATGCCCGTCACGACCTATTCGGTCCATGATTTCGCGCATCCGGGCCTCAAGCGCGCGGTGGCGGATTATTTGCTGCACGAGCGGACGCAGGTCGCGCAAAACATTGAAATCTACGCGGAACATGCGCCGTTCAAGATCTTGCAGAATGAACCCCAGCAAGACGGGAATGACTAA